From Priestia aryabhattai:
CTCAGAATACTTTAGAGAATTAACAGTTGGTATGCTTCCATCTAATGTATAGTAAGTGGTGGTAGATTCATTGGTTGATAATGTGACAGAAACAGAACTTCCATAAGTTCCTCCCGCTGGCGAAGCAGCTGTAACCGGTGGAGATATATCTCCTGGATCAGGAGCACCCCCATTCTTCGGATGACTCTTAAAAAAATCCCAGCTTAATTTAGTTGCATTTGGTCCTTGAGGATCTGTGTAAGAACCGGATGCACTTCCCCCTGACCAAGCGTGTCCCATTCCTTCTATCATGTATTTTTCCATTACTGTTTTTCCTGCTGTATCTTTGTAGATATATTGCGTATAGCTTCTTCCACCAGATACTGTACCTGTTACAGTTTGATCTGCCGTGTCATCAATATTGTTATTATCCAGCCCATCAGACGCTCTATCATTTGTTTGAGCCCATTGCGATAGTATTTGATGCGCATTTATAAGCGCAACAGTGTAGTCAGCTGTTCCATGAAACAAAATAACCGGAACCACTCGTTTATGATCTCCCATGGCTGAATAAGCTAAATCTCCCTGCTGGATAGGATTAGGACCTCCACCACTCATTGCTGTATAAGCACCTATCATACTAGTCGCTGCTTTATATTCCAAGCCTGCACCAACGCTTATAGCCGCAAATATGTCTGGATAAGTAGCTCCCATAATAACACTCATAGCTGCACCAGCAGATAAACCTCCAACAAAGACTTGGTCGGCATCTATTGAATAACTGCTTTTTATTTGATTAACCATTCCAGCGATTAACGCTGGTTCACCGCTTCCCCTTGATTGATGAGCGGTATCAAACCAGTTCCAACACTTGTTTGAATTAGCAGAAGAGAGTTGTTCTGGATAAAGAACAAGGAACTTCTCTGTCTCCGCCAGTGCATTCATTTGCGTTCCTGCTGCAAATTGATCTGGGTCTTGAGTACAGCCATGTAACATAACTACTAGAGGTAAAGCAGTACCTGCCTGATAACTGCTAGGTACGTACAGTTTGTATGTCCTTCCGTTATATGTTTTAGAGGTAAAACTTCCTGCGGCTGAAGAAGATACAGCACCTAAAGATAAAAAAAGCATAAAAATAATCCCTGCTATAAACAATCGTTTCATCTTCCTGCTTCCTCCTTATAACGATATGATTATACTTGGTAGCAAACGTACATATCGCGATCGTATAGAAATGAATAAGAGTTACTAATAAGATGATAGCAAGGTTTTATGTAATAAAATTTATATTAACTGCACGATTTGTCTACGGTTATGGGAACGAATAAAATCATTCACCCTAAAAAAAGCAAACGCTTACATAAAATTGTAAACGATTATGCCGATAAATACTATAAAAAAGACATACCTTTTAAAAATAGGCCGGTATGTCCTCTATGGATTGCTTACTTAAGTATTCATATTGTGACTCACTGCAATTTACCATAGCCATGGATTGAGGATAACGTTGTAAATGAGCAGGAAGCTCCTTAAACTCAAACTGATGATAATATTCAGGAAGAATATCGCTATAAAGCATAAAAATAGCGCTGCGCTTCTCTATTTTCATCTTTTTAAAAAAGTCTTCAAGCATATCCCGGCCATACCCCATTCGTTGATAAAGCTGGTGTACAACAACGGATCCAATACCATGCAAAGCAAACTTTAATCGAGGAGTTTGTAAAAGAAGCAAAATAAATGAACCAATAATTTGATTCTCTTCATTTACGTACACATACCGAATTCCATATGTTTCTTCTTTTTGATTATCTCTAACAT
This genomic window contains:
- a CDS encoding extracellular catalytic domain type 1 short-chain-length polyhydroxyalkanoate depolymerase, with translation MKRLFIAGIIFMLFLSLGAVSSSAAGSFTSKTYNGRTYKLYVPSSYQAGTALPLVVMLHGCTQDPDQFAAGTQMNALAETEKFLVLYPEQLSSANSNKCWNWFDTAHQSRGSGEPALIAGMVNQIKSSYSIDADQVFVGGLSAGAAMSVIMGATYPDIFAAISVGAGLEYKAATSMIGAYTAMSGGGPNPIQQGDLAYSAMGDHKRVVPVILFHGTADYTVALINAHQILSQWAQTNDRASDGLDNNNIDDTADQTVTGTVSGGRSYTQYIYKDTAGKTVMEKYMIEGMGHAWSGGSASGSYTDPQGPNATKLSWDFFKSHPKNGGAPDPGDISPPVTAASPAGGTYGSSVSVTLSTNESTTTYYTLDGSIPTVNSLKYSEPITISSSKTIKFFSVDAAGNQEQVKTEVYQISGTSDRSSVFSSLAAEGGFIGSLPGDGMSSSIHKIGDKGMYNTDTYRTILSFDTSSLPDDAIIMDVSLKIYRKSLTGNISSLKGDIKSGVFGTSSALEQIDYQASPSISAGFQMSVPSLDNGYTTIQLPSSLWGYMNRSGKTQFRLSSSGPADFLSDVVEIYGGDHSAYAPTLTVSYK
- a CDS encoding GNAT family N-acetyltransferase codes for the protein MLLRKIKSEELAEVYQMGYAAWPKGRTYKEYVRDNQKEETYGIRYVYVNEENQIIGSFILLLLQTPRLKFALHGIGSVVVHQLYQRMGYGRDMLEDFFKKMKIEKRSAIFMLYSDILPEYYHQFEFKELPAHLQRYPQSMAMVNCSESQYEYLSKQSIEDIPAYF